From one Melospiza melodia melodia isolate bMelMel2 chromosome 4, bMelMel2.pri, whole genome shotgun sequence genomic stretch:
- the TMCC3 gene encoding transmembrane and coiled-coil domain protein 3 isoform X1, with protein MDKSARSPRKAGSLWTFRRQALCINFSGNTAAGRQVERHDMNTLSLPLNIRRGGSDTNLNFDVPDGVLEFHKVKLNADSLKQKILKVTEQIKVEQTARDGNVAEYLKLVNSADKQQAGRIKQVFEKKNQKSAHSIAQLQKKLEQYHKKLKDIEQNGSSKATKDTSKDNLKDVQHGKSRSTGHGAESSKSGVPGVSLTPPVFVFSKSREFANLIRNKFGSADNIAHLKNTLDEFRPETSSRTYGGSATIVAKPKYVSDDECSSGTSGSADSNGNTSFSPAVASTLDSQGKLSMILEELREIKETQSQLADDIENLKTQFKRDYGFISQMLQEERFRYERLEDQLNDLTDLHQHETANLKQELASIEEKVAYQAYERSRDVQEALESCQTRVSKLELHQQEQQAQQSETVNAKVLLGKCINVILAFMTVILVCVSTIAKFIAPMMKSRFHIICTFFAVTLLAIFCKNWDHIICAIERMIIPR; from the exons gTGGAAAGACATGACATGAATACCCTGAGTCTACCACTTAACATCCGTCGTGGAGGTTCTGATACCAACCTGAACTTTGATGTACCAGATGGGGTCCTAGAGTTTCACAAAGTCAAACTCAATGCAGATAGCTTGAAACAGAAAATCCTCAAGGTTACAGAACAAATCAAGGTTGAACAAACAGCTCGAGATGGAAACGTGGCTGAGTATTTGAAACTGGTGAACAGTGCAGACAAGCAGCAGGCTGGGCGCATCAAGCAGGTCTTTGAGAAAAAGAACCAGAAATCTGcccactccattgcccagctgcagAAGAAATTGGAACAGTATCACAAAAAGCTCAAGGATATTGAACAAAATGGATCTTCCAAAGCTACCAAGGATACTTCCAAAGATAACTTGAAAGACGTTCAGCATGGAAAGTCTCGTAGCACTGGGCACGGAGCAGAGAGCAGCAAGTCGGGTGTGCCGGGTGTATCTCTGACACCCCCTGTCTTTGTTTTCAGCAAGTCCAGAGAGTTTGCCAACCTGATCCGAAACAAATTTGGTAGTGCAGACAACATTGCTCATCTGAAAAATACCCTGGATGAATTTCGGCCAGAAACGAGTTCTAGAACCTATGGGGGCAGTGCCACCATTGTTGCCAAACCAAAATATGTTAGTGATGATGAATGCTCAAGTGGGACCTCTGGATCAGCAGACAGCAATGGGAATACTTCCTTTAGTCCTGCTGTGGCAAGCACCCTGGACAGCCAAGGAAAGCTTTCCATGATTTTGGAGGAACTAAGGGAAATCAAGGAGACACAGTCTCAATTAGCTGATGATATTGAGAATTTAAAAACCCAATTTAAAAGAGACTATGGCTTTATTTCTCAGATGCTACAAGAGGAAAGATTtag ATATGAAAGATTGGAGGACCAGTTAAATGACCTCACTGACCTTCATCAACATGAGACAGCAAACTTGAAACAAGAGCTAGCCAGCATAGAGGAGAAGGTGGCGTATCAGGCCTACGAGCGATCACGAGATGTTCAG GAAGCCTTGGAATCATGCCAGACCCGAGTTTCCAAACTGGAGCTCCATCAGCAAGAGCAGCAAGCACAGCAGTCTGAAACAGTTAATGCCAAAGTGCTCCTGGGGAAGTGTATAAATGTTATCCTGGCCTTCATGACTGTCATCTTAGTCTGTGTTTCTACTATTGCAAAGTTCATTGCTCCTATGATGAAGAGCCGCTTTCATATCATCTGCACTTTCTTTGCAGTGACACTGCTGGCAATATTTTGTAAAAACTGGGATCATATCATTTGTGCTATAGAAAGAATGATTATACCAAGATGA
- the TMCC3 gene encoding transmembrane and coiled-coil domain protein 3 isoform X3 has protein sequence MDKSARSPRKVERHDMNTLSLPLNIRRGGSDTNLNFDVPDGVLEFHKVKLNADSLKQKILKVTEQIKVEQTARDGNVAEYLKLVNSADKQQAGRIKQVFEKKNQKSAHSIAQLQKKLEQYHKKLKDIEQNGSSKATKDTSKDNLKDVQHGKSRSTGHGAESSKSGVPGVSLTPPVFVFSKSREFANLIRNKFGSADNIAHLKNTLDEFRPETSSRTYGGSATIVAKPKYVSDDECSSGTSGSADSNGNTSFSPAVASTLDSQGKLSMILEELREIKETQSQLADDIENLKTQFKRDYGFISQMLQEERFRYERLEDQLNDLTDLHQHETANLKQELASIEEKVAYQAYERSRDVQEALESCQTRVSKLELHQQEQQAQQSETVNAKVLLGKCINVILAFMTVILVCVSTIAKFIAPMMKSRFHIICTFFAVTLLAIFCKNWDHIICAIERMIIPR, from the exons gTGGAAAGACATGACATGAATACCCTGAGTCTACCACTTAACATCCGTCGTGGAGGTTCTGATACCAACCTGAACTTTGATGTACCAGATGGGGTCCTAGAGTTTCACAAAGTCAAACTCAATGCAGATAGCTTGAAACAGAAAATCCTCAAGGTTACAGAACAAATCAAGGTTGAACAAACAGCTCGAGATGGAAACGTGGCTGAGTATTTGAAACTGGTGAACAGTGCAGACAAGCAGCAGGCTGGGCGCATCAAGCAGGTCTTTGAGAAAAAGAACCAGAAATCTGcccactccattgcccagctgcagAAGAAATTGGAACAGTATCACAAAAAGCTCAAGGATATTGAACAAAATGGATCTTCCAAAGCTACCAAGGATACTTCCAAAGATAACTTGAAAGACGTTCAGCATGGAAAGTCTCGTAGCACTGGGCACGGAGCAGAGAGCAGCAAGTCGGGTGTGCCGGGTGTATCTCTGACACCCCCTGTCTTTGTTTTCAGCAAGTCCAGAGAGTTTGCCAACCTGATCCGAAACAAATTTGGTAGTGCAGACAACATTGCTCATCTGAAAAATACCCTGGATGAATTTCGGCCAGAAACGAGTTCTAGAACCTATGGGGGCAGTGCCACCATTGTTGCCAAACCAAAATATGTTAGTGATGATGAATGCTCAAGTGGGACCTCTGGATCAGCAGACAGCAATGGGAATACTTCCTTTAGTCCTGCTGTGGCAAGCACCCTGGACAGCCAAGGAAAGCTTTCCATGATTTTGGAGGAACTAAGGGAAATCAAGGAGACACAGTCTCAATTAGCTGATGATATTGAGAATTTAAAAACCCAATTTAAAAGAGACTATGGCTTTATTTCTCAGATGCTACAAGAGGAAAGATTtag ATATGAAAGATTGGAGGACCAGTTAAATGACCTCACTGACCTTCATCAACATGAGACAGCAAACTTGAAACAAGAGCTAGCCAGCATAGAGGAGAAGGTGGCGTATCAGGCCTACGAGCGATCACGAGATGTTCAG GAAGCCTTGGAATCATGCCAGACCCGAGTTTCCAAACTGGAGCTCCATCAGCAAGAGCAGCAAGCACAGCAGTCTGAAACAGTTAATGCCAAAGTGCTCCTGGGGAAGTGTATAAATGTTATCCTGGCCTTCATGACTGTCATCTTAGTCTGTGTTTCTACTATTGCAAAGTTCATTGCTCCTATGATGAAGAGCCGCTTTCATATCATCTGCACTTTCTTTGCAGTGACACTGCTGGCAATATTTTGTAAAAACTGGGATCATATCATTTGTGCTATAGAAAGAATGATTATACCAAGATGA
- the TMCC3 gene encoding transmembrane and coiled-coil domain protein 3 isoform X4: MVERHDMNTLSLPLNIRRGGSDTNLNFDVPDGVLEFHKVKLNADSLKQKILKVTEQIKVEQTARDGNVAEYLKLVNSADKQQAGRIKQVFEKKNQKSAHSIAQLQKKLEQYHKKLKDIEQNGSSKATKDTSKDNLKDVQHGKSRSTGHGAESSKSGVPGVSLTPPVFVFSKSREFANLIRNKFGSADNIAHLKNTLDEFRPETSSRTYGGSATIVAKPKYVSDDECSSGTSGSADSNGNTSFSPAVASTLDSQGKLSMILEELREIKETQSQLADDIENLKTQFKRDYGFISQMLQEERFRYERLEDQLNDLTDLHQHETANLKQELASIEEKVAYQAYERSRDVQEALESCQTRVSKLELHQQEQQAQQSETVNAKVLLGKCINVILAFMTVILVCVSTIAKFIAPMMKSRFHIICTFFAVTLLAIFCKNWDHIICAIERMIIPR; the protein is encoded by the exons gTGGAAAGACATGACATGAATACCCTGAGTCTACCACTTAACATCCGTCGTGGAGGTTCTGATACCAACCTGAACTTTGATGTACCAGATGGGGTCCTAGAGTTTCACAAAGTCAAACTCAATGCAGATAGCTTGAAACAGAAAATCCTCAAGGTTACAGAACAAATCAAGGTTGAACAAACAGCTCGAGATGGAAACGTGGCTGAGTATTTGAAACTGGTGAACAGTGCAGACAAGCAGCAGGCTGGGCGCATCAAGCAGGTCTTTGAGAAAAAGAACCAGAAATCTGcccactccattgcccagctgcagAAGAAATTGGAACAGTATCACAAAAAGCTCAAGGATATTGAACAAAATGGATCTTCCAAAGCTACCAAGGATACTTCCAAAGATAACTTGAAAGACGTTCAGCATGGAAAGTCTCGTAGCACTGGGCACGGAGCAGAGAGCAGCAAGTCGGGTGTGCCGGGTGTATCTCTGACACCCCCTGTCTTTGTTTTCAGCAAGTCCAGAGAGTTTGCCAACCTGATCCGAAACAAATTTGGTAGTGCAGACAACATTGCTCATCTGAAAAATACCCTGGATGAATTTCGGCCAGAAACGAGTTCTAGAACCTATGGGGGCAGTGCCACCATTGTTGCCAAACCAAAATATGTTAGTGATGATGAATGCTCAAGTGGGACCTCTGGATCAGCAGACAGCAATGGGAATACTTCCTTTAGTCCTGCTGTGGCAAGCACCCTGGACAGCCAAGGAAAGCTTTCCATGATTTTGGAGGAACTAAGGGAAATCAAGGAGACACAGTCTCAATTAGCTGATGATATTGAGAATTTAAAAACCCAATTTAAAAGAGACTATGGCTTTATTTCTCAGATGCTACAAGAGGAAAGATTtag ATATGAAAGATTGGAGGACCAGTTAAATGACCTCACTGACCTTCATCAACATGAGACAGCAAACTTGAAACAAGAGCTAGCCAGCATAGAGGAGAAGGTGGCGTATCAGGCCTACGAGCGATCACGAGATGTTCAG GAAGCCTTGGAATCATGCCAGACCCGAGTTTCCAAACTGGAGCTCCATCAGCAAGAGCAGCAAGCACAGCAGTCTGAAACAGTTAATGCCAAAGTGCTCCTGGGGAAGTGTATAAATGTTATCCTGGCCTTCATGACTGTCATCTTAGTCTGTGTTTCTACTATTGCAAAGTTCATTGCTCCTATGATGAAGAGCCGCTTTCATATCATCTGCACTTTCTTTGCAGTGACACTGCTGGCAATATTTTGTAAAAACTGGGATCATATCATTTGTGCTATAGAAAGAATGATTATACCAAGATGA
- the TMCC3 gene encoding transmembrane and coiled-coil domain protein 3 isoform X2, producing MPGSDTALAVDRTYSDPERHRRRKTRVERHDMNTLSLPLNIRRGGSDTNLNFDVPDGVLEFHKVKLNADSLKQKILKVTEQIKVEQTARDGNVAEYLKLVNSADKQQAGRIKQVFEKKNQKSAHSIAQLQKKLEQYHKKLKDIEQNGSSKATKDTSKDNLKDVQHGKSRSTGHGAESSKSGVPGVSLTPPVFVFSKSREFANLIRNKFGSADNIAHLKNTLDEFRPETSSRTYGGSATIVAKPKYVSDDECSSGTSGSADSNGNTSFSPAVASTLDSQGKLSMILEELREIKETQSQLADDIENLKTQFKRDYGFISQMLQEERFRYERLEDQLNDLTDLHQHETANLKQELASIEEKVAYQAYERSRDVQEALESCQTRVSKLELHQQEQQAQQSETVNAKVLLGKCINVILAFMTVILVCVSTIAKFIAPMMKSRFHIICTFFAVTLLAIFCKNWDHIICAIERMIIPR from the exons gTGGAAAGACATGACATGAATACCCTGAGTCTACCACTTAACATCCGTCGTGGAGGTTCTGATACCAACCTGAACTTTGATGTACCAGATGGGGTCCTAGAGTTTCACAAAGTCAAACTCAATGCAGATAGCTTGAAACAGAAAATCCTCAAGGTTACAGAACAAATCAAGGTTGAACAAACAGCTCGAGATGGAAACGTGGCTGAGTATTTGAAACTGGTGAACAGTGCAGACAAGCAGCAGGCTGGGCGCATCAAGCAGGTCTTTGAGAAAAAGAACCAGAAATCTGcccactccattgcccagctgcagAAGAAATTGGAACAGTATCACAAAAAGCTCAAGGATATTGAACAAAATGGATCTTCCAAAGCTACCAAGGATACTTCCAAAGATAACTTGAAAGACGTTCAGCATGGAAAGTCTCGTAGCACTGGGCACGGAGCAGAGAGCAGCAAGTCGGGTGTGCCGGGTGTATCTCTGACACCCCCTGTCTTTGTTTTCAGCAAGTCCAGAGAGTTTGCCAACCTGATCCGAAACAAATTTGGTAGTGCAGACAACATTGCTCATCTGAAAAATACCCTGGATGAATTTCGGCCAGAAACGAGTTCTAGAACCTATGGGGGCAGTGCCACCATTGTTGCCAAACCAAAATATGTTAGTGATGATGAATGCTCAAGTGGGACCTCTGGATCAGCAGACAGCAATGGGAATACTTCCTTTAGTCCTGCTGTGGCAAGCACCCTGGACAGCCAAGGAAAGCTTTCCATGATTTTGGAGGAACTAAGGGAAATCAAGGAGACACAGTCTCAATTAGCTGATGATATTGAGAATTTAAAAACCCAATTTAAAAGAGACTATGGCTTTATTTCTCAGATGCTACAAGAGGAAAGATTtag ATATGAAAGATTGGAGGACCAGTTAAATGACCTCACTGACCTTCATCAACATGAGACAGCAAACTTGAAACAAGAGCTAGCCAGCATAGAGGAGAAGGTGGCGTATCAGGCCTACGAGCGATCACGAGATGTTCAG GAAGCCTTGGAATCATGCCAGACCCGAGTTTCCAAACTGGAGCTCCATCAGCAAGAGCAGCAAGCACAGCAGTCTGAAACAGTTAATGCCAAAGTGCTCCTGGGGAAGTGTATAAATGTTATCCTGGCCTTCATGACTGTCATCTTAGTCTGTGTTTCTACTATTGCAAAGTTCATTGCTCCTATGATGAAGAGCCGCTTTCATATCATCTGCACTTTCTTTGCAGTGACACTGCTGGCAATATTTTGTAAAAACTGGGATCATATCATTTGTGCTATAGAAAGAATGATTATACCAAGATGA
- the TMCC3 gene encoding transmembrane and coiled-coil domain protein 3 isoform X5, which produces MNTLSLPLNIRRGGSDTNLNFDVPDGVLEFHKVKLNADSLKQKILKVTEQIKVEQTARDGNVAEYLKLVNSADKQQAGRIKQVFEKKNQKSAHSIAQLQKKLEQYHKKLKDIEQNGSSKATKDTSKDNLKDVQHGKSRSTGHGAESSKSGVPGVSLTPPVFVFSKSREFANLIRNKFGSADNIAHLKNTLDEFRPETSSRTYGGSATIVAKPKYVSDDECSSGTSGSADSNGNTSFSPAVASTLDSQGKLSMILEELREIKETQSQLADDIENLKTQFKRDYGFISQMLQEERFRYERLEDQLNDLTDLHQHETANLKQELASIEEKVAYQAYERSRDVQEALESCQTRVSKLELHQQEQQAQQSETVNAKVLLGKCINVILAFMTVILVCVSTIAKFIAPMMKSRFHIICTFFAVTLLAIFCKNWDHIICAIERMIIPR; this is translated from the exons ATGAATACCCTGAGTCTACCACTTAACATCCGTCGTGGAGGTTCTGATACCAACCTGAACTTTGATGTACCAGATGGGGTCCTAGAGTTTCACAAAGTCAAACTCAATGCAGATAGCTTGAAACAGAAAATCCTCAAGGTTACAGAACAAATCAAGGTTGAACAAACAGCTCGAGATGGAAACGTGGCTGAGTATTTGAAACTGGTGAACAGTGCAGACAAGCAGCAGGCTGGGCGCATCAAGCAGGTCTTTGAGAAAAAGAACCAGAAATCTGcccactccattgcccagctgcagAAGAAATTGGAACAGTATCACAAAAAGCTCAAGGATATTGAACAAAATGGATCTTCCAAAGCTACCAAGGATACTTCCAAAGATAACTTGAAAGACGTTCAGCATGGAAAGTCTCGTAGCACTGGGCACGGAGCAGAGAGCAGCAAGTCGGGTGTGCCGGGTGTATCTCTGACACCCCCTGTCTTTGTTTTCAGCAAGTCCAGAGAGTTTGCCAACCTGATCCGAAACAAATTTGGTAGTGCAGACAACATTGCTCATCTGAAAAATACCCTGGATGAATTTCGGCCAGAAACGAGTTCTAGAACCTATGGGGGCAGTGCCACCATTGTTGCCAAACCAAAATATGTTAGTGATGATGAATGCTCAAGTGGGACCTCTGGATCAGCAGACAGCAATGGGAATACTTCCTTTAGTCCTGCTGTGGCAAGCACCCTGGACAGCCAAGGAAAGCTTTCCATGATTTTGGAGGAACTAAGGGAAATCAAGGAGACACAGTCTCAATTAGCTGATGATATTGAGAATTTAAAAACCCAATTTAAAAGAGACTATGGCTTTATTTCTCAGATGCTACAAGAGGAAAGATTtag ATATGAAAGATTGGAGGACCAGTTAAATGACCTCACTGACCTTCATCAACATGAGACAGCAAACTTGAAACAAGAGCTAGCCAGCATAGAGGAGAAGGTGGCGTATCAGGCCTACGAGCGATCACGAGATGTTCAG GAAGCCTTGGAATCATGCCAGACCCGAGTTTCCAAACTGGAGCTCCATCAGCAAGAGCAGCAAGCACAGCAGTCTGAAACAGTTAATGCCAAAGTGCTCCTGGGGAAGTGTATAAATGTTATCCTGGCCTTCATGACTGTCATCTTAGTCTGTGTTTCTACTATTGCAAAGTTCATTGCTCCTATGATGAAGAGCCGCTTTCATATCATCTGCACTTTCTTTGCAGTGACACTGCTGGCAATATTTTGTAAAAACTGGGATCATATCATTTGTGCTATAGAAAGAATGATTATACCAAGATGA